From the Argentina anserina chromosome 3, drPotAnse1.1, whole genome shotgun sequence genome, the window GCAAGGGAATGGCTCCTCATGAAGCGAAACTCTTTCGTGTACATATTCAAAACTACACAGATTGCTATCATGGCTACAATTGCTTTGACCGTCTTCTTAAGGACTGAAATGAAATCTGGATCAGAAGCTGACTCAGCAAAATATTGGGGGGCACTGTTCTTCAGTCTCATTAACGTCATGTTTAATGGAATGGCAGAGCTTGCAATGACTGTGTTCCGGCTTCCAGTGTTCTTTAAACAGAGGGACGCCTTGTTCTATCCAGCGTGGGCCTTTGCCTTGCCCATTTGGGTGACCAGAATTCCTGTTTCAGTGTTGGAATCTGCAATATGGATCATTTTCACCTATTACACCATAGGATTTGCACCTGATCCTAGTCGGTAAGTGTTACTATAATTATGCTTAATTTAGATGTGATGTTCGAGATTAATGAACTGGAGGTTGTGTTTTATTGTCTGATCCATGTTAAATATTTTCAGGTTCTTCAAGCAGTTGTTGGCTTTCATTGGTATCAGTCAGATGGCACTCTCCCTCTTCCGTTTCATTGCAGCTCTTGGAAGATCAGACGTGGTTGCTAACACAATAGGTTCATTTACACTGCTATTGGTATTTGTCCTAGGAGGTTATGTTGTTTCTAAAGGTGAGCCTTCTTTTCTAGGAAATACTCGTATCAATTAGAATTACAATTTTTCAAAATGATTAAACTATCTCATCTTGATTTCAGATGACATCCAGTCCTGGATGATATGGGGATACTATGTTTCACCTATGATGTATGGACAGAATGCAATTGCTATTAATGAATTTCTTGATGACAGATGGGGCGGAGTAAGTTATCCTAGATTtcagttgattttttttcctatagATCAATTATAGCAGTTTGAAGTTCAATCTCCCATGAACATCAGGCTCAACTTCTGAAGttttaacaatttttttttttaacttgcaACAGAAGCCAGTCAACTCCACTCTGCCCACTGTTGGACAAGCCCTTCTCAAAGAAAGAGGCCTGTACACTACAGAATCTTGGTATTGGATCTGTGTGGGCGCACTTTTCGGGTTTTCTCTTATCTTCAATCTGATGTTCATTGCAGCCCTAACCTACTTGAACCGTAAGCACAAGAATTTTTATGCATCATTCGATCTTTTGTTTTGATAATGGATTCAAGTGTTgacaattttttctctttacaACTCATTTTAGCTCTTGGCGACAACAAAACTATAATTGGGGAGGATGACTCTGAAACCAGGCGGAGGCCACAATTGACAGAAGGTTGGAATACTAAATATTTCCTGTGTATAAGTTTACTTGAaagcatttaaaaaaaaatttatgaatCATGAATTACCTCAGAAATTTTACCGGCTACTTGCAAATTTTCTGCAGGTATTGATATGCAAGTGAGAAATGCCGAAGGAAGTTCAAACGTACAAGCCAAGAGAGGAATGGTGTTGCCCTTCCAGCCCCTCTCACTCGCTTTCAGCCATGTTAACTACTATGTGGATATGCCTGCGGTAAGTCACcaatttctttatatttttcgAAAGCTTTAGTTTCCTGAAATCAGTGAGATAATTTTGTATAAAAAGTGTAAAGTCTTCAATCTATGTTTAAAAGATGCATCTACAAAATCCAGTCTCTAGCTGCaaacaaaatatgaattcttgtATCTATCAGTAGTAACAATTTTGATTCATTATCAGGAGATGAAGACCCAAGGTATTGAAGAGGACCGACTGCAATTACTAAGAGATGTAAATGGGGCATTCAGGCCAGGGGTTCTCACTGCATTAGTTGGTGTGAGTGGTGCTGGAAAAACTACTTTGATGGATGTCTTAGCTGGAAGAAAGACTGGTGGGTATATAGAAGGAAGTATTAGCATTTCAGGATACCCAAAGAACCAAACCACATTTGCTCGGGTTAGTGGTTATTGTGAACAGAACGACATTCATTCACCATATGTTACTGTGTATGAATCTCTGCTATACTCTGCCTGGCTACGTCTTGGTAAGGATGTTGACAAAAACAAACGAAAGGTATGTGATTTCTTCAACCATAAATTTAAACTATTGACTTGATTGAATTTGCTACAGAGTTGACTCTGATTTTCTTGGCTATAGATGTTTGTTGATGAAGTTATGGACTTGGTGGAGCTTCACCCCTTGAGAAATGCTCTAGTTGGACTTCCTGGGGTTGATGGACTTTCAACTGAACAAAGAAAGAGGCTGACCATTGCTGTAGAATTGGTTGCTAATCCTTCCATTATCTTTATGGATGAGCCAACATCAGGACTCGATGCTAGAGCAGCTGCAATCGTAATGCGTACTGTAAGAAACACGGTTGATACAGGAAGAACCGTGGTCTGCACAATTCACCAACCTAGTATTGACATTTTCGAAGCTTTTGATGAGGTATTATTAACTTTCCAAACTAATATGTCAATTTTAACACTGTTCACTATCTCATGTTCCATTTTTAACCTTGATTTTGTTTAACCATGCAGCTTTTCTTAATGAAAAGAGGAGGACAAGTGATTTATGCTGGACCTCTTGGTGACCGATCTCACAAGCTTGTTGAATATTTTGAGGTATACATCAATCAAGACATGGCTTTACCTATTGTCTAGGGAGTTGCAGCATCATCAATTTATGACTATTTATTTCTAATGGTTGAATGACTCTATGAAATTATATGATGCGGATAGAATGTAATATTTACTATGTCAAAATCTTGTTCCAGGCCATTCCAGGAGTTCCAAAGATCAAAGATGGCTACAACCCTGCTACATGGATGTTAGAGGTCAGCTCTGCTGCAGTTGAGGCTCAAAATAACATTGATTTTGCCGAAGTTTATGCGAACTCTGAGCTGTATAGGTATGCAGAGTGCATCACTGTATTCTTTCATTCGTATTTCtcataatttcatattaaTTCTTACATTTTATGGTCACTTGTTCAGGAGTGTTCAAGAACTTATCAAGGAATTGAGCACACCAGTCCCAGGCTCCAAGGACCTGTACTTCCCCACCCAATTCTCGCAAAGCTTCCCAACTCAATGCAAGGCATGCTTTTGGAAACAACATTGGTCATACTGGAGGAACTCGCACTACAATGCCATCAGATTTTTCAACACAATTGTCATCGGCACACTTTTTGGTGTCATCTTCTGGAACAAGGGAAACGTGTTGTAAGTTTAAGAACTTCAACTAATAAGAAGCTCCATTTTCCAATTTTCTATTTGTCTTATACGCATTCCTTTTCATATAAATGCTCTCTCCTTGAGTTCTCACTTGTATCATTTTTCAACAGAGAGAAACAACAAGATATTATTAACCTTTTGGGAGCAACCTATTCAGCTGTTCTTTTCCTTGGAGCGGGAAATGCTTCTGCTGTGCAATCTGTTGTTTCGATCGAGAGAACAGTTTTTTACCGTGAAAGAGCAGCAGGAATGTATTCAGAGTTGCCTTATGCATTTGCTCAGGTAAGAAATCAAACCTAGTCtcacttttgtttttgtttttgcctGACACCAAATTGTTTAttactttttttattattcatTAACTTTTTTactatcattttttttatgtagGTGGCCATTGAGACGGTTTATGTTCTGATACAAACCTTCATATATTCCCTTCTTCTGTTCACTATGATCGGCTATGAATTCAAAATTGAGAAGTTTCTGTATTTCTACTACTTCATATTCATGTGTTTTACATACTTCTCAATGTACGGAATGATGGTTGTTGCCCTAACTCCCGGCCATCAAATTGCTGCAATTACCATGTCCTTCTTCATGAGTTTCTGGAATCTGTTCTCTGGTTTCCTCATTGCTAGACCGGTATGTTAACCCCTTTTTTCATTGTCCAATAAAAGTAGTTACAATTTTCTTTGTCCATAGTTATACCTAGGAATGTTACAAATTTAAACATGTTTGAATCTGACAATATTTATTCTCAAATTTGCAGCTGATCCCAATATGGTGGAGGTGGTACTACTGGGGTTCTCCAGTTGCTTGGACAATCTACGGTGTCATTGCATCTCAGTTCGGTGATCGGAGTGATGCTAAGATATTAACTGCTGCAGGAGAAGTAAGAGTGGATGAATTCCTAAAGGCGACCTGGGGTTATGACCACGACTTCCTCATTCCAGTTGTTGTTGCTCATGTCGGTTGggtcctcctcttcttctttgtctTCGCTTATGGTATCAAGTACCTTAACTTCCAGAGGAGATGATCAAGCAACCTTCGTTCATATCCAATCAGCCTTTTTCAAGAAGTTATAGCAGCAAGTcagagtgaaaaaaaaaaaaaaactccgatgatttttcattttgtCAATTTGTATCATACATGTATGTAGTAGtagttttgattttctttggCAGTTTTTCTCCTAGTTAacttttatggtcaaatttattcattaaaattcaataaaagaaACCTTGGCAATGACATTGTTCTTTCTATTATCTAATCAACCAGGATGGAAAAGATCGCTTCTATGTGTGTATAACAAAGCTATCATGTCCTTTTTCAGCTTTCATAGctgaaacaaaaaccaaatgaACACTCACTATATTCCTATATCCCTAAACCCAAAACCTTTTAAAAGAACACTTGCGCGCTAATTGTCTGCCTCCactgattttgttttccttttatttCATTGAATGGCCGCTCGTGCAAGAAAGCACTACTTGCCTCCCCATTAGTAAACGATCCTTAATTAGGGTTTTGGGATTCAATTTTGCTCACCCCCACAATAAGGGGGTCACATCACCATTCAATATGATGATGACACGTATTCAATATGATGATGACACGTGTATAAATACTGATCTATGATTAACTATGGTTTACATATAGGGGAGAGCTTCCAGAAGCTCCATAGCCTGATAGCCTCCTCCACTTCCAGCCTCATCATCTTCCTCAAGAGGCAGTCTCTCTCTCATTAGTAGCATTAGCAAAAGTAGCAGCCACCACCATAACCGGTCCAGCAGGGATTAGTGATCCAACAACACTTCCCCCTCCATGGCCTTCTGCAAGGTATACGGTCAGGCTTGTCGACCCGGGCGGAGTAGGGACAGGATCTCGAATCTTCCATGCAGAGCTACGACGGCCCCGGAGTAGGGGCGGATCCAGCCTAGGTTTGATTGGGCTTGGAGCTCAGGTGAGATTTCagtctagaaaaaaaaaatccaactctctattaaaaaagaaaaattaattgAATTGATTGTACGAAGTCTCTCTTACTCACTCTCATACGTCTTTCTTCTGTTCTTCAGCTTTTCCCTCTACTCGActacttttcttttaaatcattgaaacccgtcaccaccacgattctattaaaaaaaaaattaaaccaatCGATTGGACAaagtctctctcactctctctcataCGTCTTTCTTCTATTCTTCAGCTCTTCCCTCTACTCGAttacttttcttttaaatcATTGAAGCCAGTCACCACCACTCCCTGCCGCCGCGCTGCCGAAGGCCCGACCGCCTGAAGTTCTCTCTGCTCGCATCTACACTTCTACCGTTTTACTGTAGAACGACATGTTTAGTTCTTTTCCAATTCTCCTCTaagtttttttaaaattgaatcagatacttattaaaataattagatACTGATTATTAAATGATTAGATACTAAAATTTAGTGGGTATATGGGTTTTTCACTTTGTTGGTTAAACAGATcttattggaaatttggaatatGATTATATAAAATTGGGTGTTAGTATATTAGTCTTGCTATTGTCTTACTGAATGGCTGAATGAGATTATGATAAGAGATTGAGTAT encodes:
- the LOC126787704 gene encoding pleiotropic drug resistance protein 2-like encodes the protein MAALAGEDLMRQSSSRGSWRSTSVREMWNQPDVFQRSGRQETLDEEEELKWAAIERLPTYDRMRRGMLRNVMSNGRVVAEEVDVANLGDQDKKQLMESILKVIEEDNEKFLKKLKARNDRVGIDIPKVEVRFQNLAIEGDAFVGTRALPTLWNSTLNAVEGILGLVGLSPSKKRIVKILQDVSGIVKPARMTLLLGPPGSGKTTLLKALSGKLDRDLRVNGKVTYCGHEFNEFVPQRTSAYISQHDLHYGEMTVRETLDFSGRCLGVGTRYDILVELSRREKDAGIKPDPEIDAYMKATSVAGQETSLITDYVLKILGLDICADIMVGDDMRRGISGGQKKRVTTGEMLVGPAKAFFMDEISTGLDSSTTFQIIRYMRQMVHIMDVSMVIALLQPAPETYDLFDDVILLSEGRIVYQGPRENVLEFFEYMGFKCPERKGVADFLQEVTSRKDQEQYWFKKNQPYRLVTVDDFVRAFSSFHVGQRLGEELRVPFDKKHAHPAALVTEKYGISNMELFKACFAREWLLMKRNSFVYIFKTTQIAIMATIALTVFLRTEMKSGSEADSAKYWGALFFSLINVMFNGMAELAMTVFRLPVFFKQRDALFYPAWAFALPIWVTRIPVSVLESAIWIIFTYYTIGFAPDPSRFFKQLLAFIGISQMALSLFRFIAALGRSDVVANTIGSFTLLLVFVLGGYVVSKDDIQSWMIWGYYVSPMMYGQNAIAINEFLDDRWGGKPVNSTLPTVGQALLKERGLYTTESWYWICVGALFGFSLIFNLMFIAALTYLNPLGDNKTIIGEDDSETRRRPQLTEGIDMQVRNAEGSSNVQAKRGMVLPFQPLSLAFSHVNYYVDMPAEMKTQGIEEDRLQLLRDVNGAFRPGVLTALVGVSGAGKTTLMDVLAGRKTGGYIEGSISISGYPKNQTTFARVSGYCEQNDIHSPYVTVYESLLYSAWLRLGKDVDKNKRKMFVDEVMDLVELHPLRNALVGLPGVDGLSTEQRKRLTIAVELVANPSIIFMDEPTSGLDARAAAIVMRTVRNTVDTGRTVVCTIHQPSIDIFEAFDELFLMKRGGQVIYAGPLGDRSHKLVEYFEAIPGVPKIKDGYNPATWMLEVSSAAVEAQNNIDFAEVYANSELYRSVQELIKELSTPVPGSKDLYFPTQFSQSFPTQCKACFWKQHWSYWRNSHYNAIRFFNTIVIGTLFGVIFWNKGNVLEKQQDIINLLGATYSAVLFLGAGNASAVQSVVSIERTVFYRERAAGMYSELPYAFAQVAIETVYVLIQTFIYSLLLFTMIGYEFKIEKFLYFYYFIFMCFTYFSMYGMMVVALTPGHQIAAITMSFFMSFWNLFSGFLIARPLIPIWWRWYYWGSPVAWTIYGVIASQFGDRSDAKILTAAGEVRVDEFLKATWGYDHDFLIPVVVAHVGWVLLFFFVFAYGIKYLNFQRR